In one window of Flavobacterium ginsengisoli DNA:
- a CDS encoding dihydrodipicolinate synthase family protein codes for MSIEWNGVMPAVTTKFTADDKLDFKMFEVNMKAQLDAGVSGIILGGTLGEASTLLEEEKRELVQHTVSLTENKVPVIMNIAEQTTKGAILAANKAEQDGAKGLMMLPPMRYKASDFETVAFYSEVAKSTKLPIMVYNNPVDYKIEVSLDMFEELLKFDNIQAVKESTRDISNVTRMINRFGDRLKILSGVDTLALESLLMGSDGWVSGLVCAFPAETVAIYKLAKAGRIDEALKIYRWFLPLLELDINSFLVQNIKLAEVATGIGTENVRAPRLPLQGAERERVLAIIAEGLRTRPTLPDYKNL; via the coding sequence ATGAGCATTGAATGGAATGGCGTGATGCCGGCGGTAACTACAAAATTTACTGCAGATGATAAATTAGACTTCAAAATGTTTGAAGTTAATATGAAGGCACAATTAGATGCTGGGGTGTCAGGGATTATTTTAGGAGGCACTTTGGGTGAAGCCAGTACACTTTTGGAAGAGGAAAAAAGAGAATTAGTACAACATACCGTTTCACTTACAGAAAATAAAGTGCCTGTAATAATGAATATTGCAGAGCAAACTACAAAGGGAGCCATTTTAGCGGCTAATAAAGCAGAGCAAGATGGAGCAAAAGGATTAATGATGCTTCCTCCAATGCGTTACAAAGCATCTGATTTTGAAACGGTTGCTTTTTATAGTGAAGTGGCAAAAAGTACAAAACTTCCTATTATGGTTTACAACAATCCAGTTGATTATAAAATCGAAGTTTCTTTAGATATGTTTGAAGAGTTATTAAAATTTGATAATATTCAAGCAGTAAAAGAATCTACAAGAGATATTTCTAATGTTACAAGAATGATTAACCGATTTGGGGATCGTTTAAAAATACTATCTGGAGTGGACACATTAGCATTAGAAAGTTTATTAATGGGCTCTGATGGATGGGTTTCTGGATTAGTTTGTGCTTTTCCTGCAGAAACAGTAGCCATTTATAAATTGGCTAAAGCCGGAAGAATCGATGAAGCTCTAAAAATTTACAGATGGTTTTTGCCTTTGTTAGAATTGGATATTAATTCATTTTTAGTTCAAAATATAAAATTAGCAGAAGTAGCAACAGGAATTGGAACTGAAAATGTCCGTGCTCCAAGATTGCCATTGCAAGGGGCAGAAAGAGAAAGAGTTCTTGCCATTATTGCCGAAGGACTAAGAACAAGACCAACTTTGCCAGATTACAAAAATTTATAG
- a CDS encoding 4-hydroxyproline epimerase, whose product MVKKTFFCVDAHTCGNPVRVVAGGGPNLQGNSMSEKRRHFLKEYDWIRKGLMFEPRGHDMMSGSILYPPSDPANDVGILFIETSGCLPMCGHGTIGTITIAVEEGLVTPKTPGIIKMEAPAGLVHIEYQQTGKKVDWVRLTNVKSYLAAEGLTIDCEELGEIVFDVAYGGNYYAIVDPQKNFSGVQDYTASKIIQYSQEVRKKINEKYPDYFIHPQNDTIRDVSHMLWTGTPIDPTSSGRNAVFYGDKAIDRSPCGTGTSARMAQLHAKGKLKKGEEFIHESYIGSKFIGKVVEETSIGDIPAIVPSIQGWAKVYGYNTIVIDENDDPYAFGFQVI is encoded by the coding sequence ATGGTAAAGAAAACTTTTTTTTGTGTAGATGCTCATACGTGCGGAAATCCAGTTCGGGTTGTTGCCGGTGGCGGACCAAATCTACAAGGTAATTCGATGAGCGAAAAACGGCGACATTTTTTAAAAGAATATGACTGGATTCGTAAAGGATTAATGTTTGAACCAAGAGGACATGATATGATGAGCGGAAGCATTTTGTATCCGCCAAGCGATCCTGCCAACGATGTTGGAATTTTGTTTATAGAAACTTCTGGCTGTCTGCCAATGTGCGGACACGGAACAATTGGAACCATCACAATTGCTGTTGAGGAAGGATTGGTAACGCCAAAAACTCCAGGTATTATAAAAATGGAAGCTCCTGCAGGTTTAGTGCATATAGAATATCAGCAAACTGGCAAAAAGGTAGATTGGGTACGTCTGACCAACGTAAAATCGTATCTAGCAGCCGAAGGTCTTACTATTGATTGTGAAGAATTGGGTGAGATTGTTTTTGATGTGGCTTATGGAGGAAATTATTACGCGATTGTCGATCCGCAGAAGAATTTTTCTGGTGTTCAGGATTATACAGCGAGTAAAATTATTCAATACAGTCAGGAAGTGCGCAAAAAGATTAATGAAAAATATCCTGATTACTTCATTCATCCACAGAATGATACCATTCGAGATGTGTCGCATATGTTATGGACAGGAACGCCAATAGATCCTACATCTTCAGGCAGAAATGCTGTTTTTTATGGAGATAAAGCAATCGACCGTTCGCCGTGCGGAACAGGAACATCGGCCCGAATGGCACAATTGCACGCAAAAGGAAAATTAAAAAAAGGGGAAGAGTTTATTCACGAAAGTTATATTGGAAGTAAGTTTATTGGTAAAGTCGTAGAAGAAACTTCTATTGGAGATATTCCAGCTATTGTTCCAAGTATTCAAGGTTGGGCAAAAGTATACGGTTATAATACTATTGTAATTGATGAAAATGACGATCCATATGCGTTTGGATTTCAGGTTATTTAA
- a CDS encoding NAD(P)/FAD-dependent oxidoreductase, whose translation MKKVAVIGGGIIGLCSAYYLAKEGYEVSVFDESDMNNGCSYGNAGMIVPSHIIPLAQPGMIAQGIKWMFDSRSPFYVKPRLNKDLINWGMQFYKHANLRHVENAMPALRDLSLLSKELYQDFAKENNSFFYEEKGLLMLYKSDKVGEEMHHEGKEAERLGLEVDYLSKSEVALLEKGTNTNVIGGVHYKSDAHLYPQKFMTFIKEELARLKVEIHSQTSVKDFVLERNKIEKIVTNKGLFRADEVVLASGSWSPFLAKKLNISISILPGKGYSFTLKDKTQKPSIPSILCEGKVAVTPMANDIRFGGTMEITHTKDNKINANRLQGIINSINDFYPDMKVEMPKQEDTWFGFRPCTPTGMPIIAKDKKIVNLTLATGHAMMGLSLAPATGKIVTEIISGKPVSVAIDRFQI comes from the coding sequence ATGAAAAAAGTAGCTGTTATAGGCGGCGGAATTATTGGTTTATGTTCTGCTTATTATCTTGCAAAAGAAGGTTATGAGGTGAGCGTATTTGACGAATCTGATATGAACAATGGCTGTTCGTACGGAAACGCGGGTATGATTGTGCCTTCACATATTATACCGCTCGCGCAGCCTGGCATGATAGCACAAGGAATAAAATGGATGTTCGATAGCCGCAGTCCGTTTTATGTAAAACCACGTTTGAACAAAGATTTAATAAACTGGGGAATGCAGTTTTATAAACATGCCAATTTACGTCATGTAGAAAATGCAATGCCCGCTTTACGAGATCTTTCTCTTTTGAGTAAAGAGCTTTATCAGGATTTTGCTAAAGAGAATAATTCTTTTTTTTACGAAGAAAAAGGACTTTTAATGCTTTATAAAAGTGATAAAGTAGGAGAAGAAATGCACCACGAAGGAAAAGAAGCAGAACGTTTAGGGTTGGAAGTAGATTATCTGTCAAAATCTGAAGTTGCGCTTTTAGAAAAAGGAACTAATACAAATGTAATTGGAGGAGTTCATTATAAAAGCGATGCACATTTGTATCCTCAAAAATTTATGACTTTCATCAAAGAAGAATTGGCTCGTTTAAAAGTCGAAATTCATTCTCAAACGAGCGTTAAAGATTTTGTTTTAGAAAGAAATAAAATAGAAAAAATAGTAACCAATAAGGGACTCTTTAGAGCCGATGAAGTGGTCTTGGCATCAGGATCTTGGAGCCCTTTCTTGGCCAAAAAGCTAAATATTTCGATTTCAATTTTACCAGGAAAAGGATACAGTTTTACATTAAAAGACAAAACCCAGAAACCAAGTATTCCGTCTATTTTATGTGAAGGAAAAGTGGCCGTGACTCCAATGGCAAATGACATAAGATTTGGAGGAACGATGGAAATTACACATACCAAAGACAATAAAATAAACGCAAACAGGCTTCAGGGAATCATTAACAGCATTAACGATTTTTATCCTGATATGAAAGTCGAAATGCCAAAGCAAGAAGATACTTGGTTTGGGTTTAGACCTTGTACGCCAACTGGAATGCCGATTATTGCTAAAGACAAAAAAATCGTAAATTTGACATTAGCAACAGGGCATGCCATGATGGGATTAAGTCTCGCGCCAGCAACAGGAAAAATCGTAACAGAGATTATTTCTGGCAAACCTGTTTCTGTAGCTATTGACAGATTCCAAATATAA
- a CDS encoding aminopeptidase P family protein, translating to MKYNAIPVSLFIENRKRFTEKMKPNSVAILTSNDVMPNNADDVMGFAQNNDLFYLSGIDQDETILVLFPDAFKEENKAILFVKEANEHTLIWDGNFLTKEQVTAISGIQNIKWIHEFEKTLQLFAFEADTFYLGHNEHIKRVTSEMETRQDRMIKWCKEKYPLHQYDRATKITRALRPIKSNEEIDLIKKATALSVEGFHRVLAAIRPNVKEYELEAELLYATAKNGGTRQAFKSIVASGGNACSLHYNSNDDVCEENEMVLLDFGSCYANYNSDTTRCIPVNGTFSPRQKQVYESVLHCLKEGSKLLKPGVLSKDYELQMAKLIETELVKLGLITEDEIKAQDPEKPAYKKYFMHGTAHHLGLDVHDVGLYSRPFEKGMVLTCEPGIYIREEGIGCRLENDYLITEDGNVNLSEAMPIEIADIESLIKNKK from the coding sequence ATGAAATACAATGCAATTCCGGTTTCTTTGTTTATTGAAAACCGAAAAAGATTTACCGAAAAAATGAAGCCAAATAGTGTAGCTATTTTGACTTCAAATGATGTAATGCCAAATAATGCAGATGATGTTATGGGCTTTGCACAAAACAATGATTTGTTTTATTTGTCTGGAATTGATCAAGACGAAACTATTTTGGTACTTTTCCCAGATGCTTTTAAAGAAGAAAACAAAGCCATACTTTTTGTAAAAGAAGCCAACGAACATACACTAATTTGGGATGGTAATTTTTTAACCAAAGAGCAAGTAACTGCTATTTCTGGAATACAGAATATCAAATGGATTCATGAATTTGAAAAGACCTTACAGCTTTTTGCTTTTGAAGCCGATACTTTTTATTTAGGCCATAATGAGCACATCAAAAGGGTAACTTCTGAAATGGAAACCAGACAGGATAGAATGATTAAATGGTGCAAAGAAAAATATCCGTTGCATCAATATGATCGTGCGACAAAAATAACTCGAGCATTGCGACCTATTAAATCAAACGAAGAAATTGACTTAATCAAAAAAGCGACTGCGTTGAGTGTCGAAGGTTTCCATAGAGTTTTAGCCGCAATCCGTCCGAATGTAAAAGAATACGAATTAGAAGCTGAATTGTTATACGCGACCGCAAAAAACGGAGGGACAAGACAAGCATTTAAATCTATTGTAGCATCTGGCGGAAATGCCTGTTCACTGCATTACAATTCCAATGATGATGTTTGTGAAGAAAATGAAATGGTTCTGCTGGATTTTGGAAGCTGTTATGCCAATTATAATTCAGATACAACAAGATGTATTCCGGTTAACGGAACTTTTAGTCCAAGGCAAAAACAGGTTTATGAATCTGTTTTACATTGTTTGAAAGAAGGTTCAAAATTATTGAAGCCAGGAGTTTTGTCTAAAGATTATGAACTTCAAATGGCAAAATTAATTGAAACCGAATTAGTCAAATTAGGATTGATCACAGAGGACGAAATTAAAGCTCAAGATCCAGAAAAACCTGCTTACAAGAAATATTTCATGCACGGAACTGCGCATCATTTAGGTCTGGATGTTCATGACGTTGGTCTTTATTCTAGACCTTTTGAAAAAGGAATGGTTCTAACTTGTGAGCCTGGAATTTATATTAGAGAAGAAGGAATTGGTTGCCGTTTAGAGAATGATTATTTGATAACGGAAGATGGAAACGTAAATTTGAGTGAAGCCATGCCAATTGAAATTGCCGATATTGAAAGTTTAATTAAAAATAAAAAATAA
- a CDS encoding S9 family peptidase → MKKHLLFLLLICTSVFAQKDIDINNLNWSPNSHSFWVNKDNNVVVYDVDKLDKQTAILSKAQLDLAGFTGEIENLVWNDSKTKVLVYTNSKKVWRDNTKGDYWFFDLATGKGKQLGKNLDASSLMFAKFSSDSENVAYVSNHNIYVENVNSGKITPLTTDGTDKIINGTFDWVYEEELAARDGFRWSPDGKSIAFWRVDATLTKFHFMINNTDSLYPVIIPVEYPKAGEKPSSVKIGIVNIDSLQTNWLNIPGEPDNNYLVRMKWLSNESVMVIQLNRNQNQVTMYDCNTKSGATRVIYKEESSAWIDVFDISSGEYDTFPCQFVDNGKAFLWSSDADGWMHIYKISLDGKSKELITKTNFDAYYKAYNEKTKTIYFIASPTDATQRYLYETNLGSKKTKRVTPDIFDGSNRYIFSTDAAYAQHANASISRDYNQRLIALSGHQKVYPKEADVFTAPDRNYTLEKFKVKTVDGIDIDGIMAKPLDFNPSKKYPVFFYVYGEPMATVANDKPYFNEFISELIPKGYIGIAMDNRGTPAMKGTQWRKSIYKNIGIINTRDQAMAAKEVLKWNFIDSDRVAIHGWSGGGAVTLNLMFQYPDIYKTGIAIAAVTDQHFYDNIYTERYMGLPDENEATYVKASPVTHAKNLKGNLLYIHGTGDDNVHYKNAEVLINELIKYDKMFDLMIYPNRSHSIYEGEGTTKHLVDTFVHYIEKNCPPGAK, encoded by the coding sequence ATGAAAAAACATTTATTGTTTCTTCTGTTGATATGCACATCTGTTTTTGCACAGAAGGATATTGACATTAACAATCTAAATTGGTCGCCTAATTCTCATTCCTTTTGGGTAAACAAAGATAATAATGTGGTGGTTTACGATGTTGATAAGCTTGATAAACAAACCGCAATTTTGTCTAAGGCACAATTGGATCTTGCCGGATTTACAGGAGAAATTGAGAATTTAGTCTGGAATGACTCAAAAACAAAAGTTTTGGTTTACACCAATTCTAAAAAAGTATGGAGAGACAATACCAAAGGTGACTATTGGTTTTTTGACTTGGCTACAGGTAAAGGAAAACAATTAGGGAAAAACTTAGATGCATCGTCGTTAATGTTTGCAAAATTTTCAAGTGATAGTGAAAATGTAGCTTATGTTTCCAACCATAACATTTATGTGGAGAATGTAAATTCAGGTAAAATTACGCCTTTAACTACAGACGGTACAGATAAAATCATTAACGGAACTTTTGATTGGGTTTATGAAGAAGAGCTAGCGGCACGTGATGGATTTAGATGGAGTCCAGACGGAAAAAGTATTGCTTTTTGGAGAGTAGACGCAACTTTGACTAAATTTCATTTCATGATCAATAATACCGATTCCTTGTATCCGGTGATTATTCCTGTAGAATACCCAAAAGCTGGCGAAAAACCATCGTCGGTTAAAATTGGAATTGTAAATATTGATTCGCTTCAAACCAATTGGTTGAATATTCCAGGAGAACCAGATAACAATTATTTGGTCCGAATGAAATGGCTAAGTAACGAATCTGTGATGGTGATTCAGTTAAACCGAAATCAGAATCAGGTTACAATGTACGATTGCAATACAAAATCTGGAGCAACTAGAGTTATTTATAAAGAAGAATCTAGTGCTTGGATAGATGTTTTTGATATTTCTTCGGGAGAATACGATACTTTTCCTTGCCAATTTGTAGACAACGGAAAAGCCTTTTTATGGAGTTCTGATGCTGATGGATGGATGCATATTTATAAAATAAGTTTAGACGGAAAATCAAAAGAATTAATAACCAAAACTAATTTTGATGCTTATTATAAAGCTTATAATGAAAAAACAAAAACAATTTATTTCATTGCTAGTCCAACTGATGCTACACAGCGTTATTTGTATGAAACGAATTTAGGTTCTAAAAAAACAAAAAGAGTAACTCCAGATATTTTTGATGGTTCAAACAGATATATTTTTTCTACAGATGCAGCTTACGCACAACATGCCAACGCAAGTATTTCGAGAGATTACAACCAGAGATTAATCGCTTTGTCTGGACATCAAAAAGTTTATCCAAAAGAAGCAGATGTTTTTACTGCTCCTGATAGAAATTATACTTTAGAAAAATTTAAAGTAAAAACAGTTGATGGTATTGATATTGACGGAATAATGGCAAAACCGTTAGATTTTAATCCTTCAAAAAAATATCCTGTTTTCTTTTACGTGTACGGTGAGCCAATGGCTACAGTGGCTAATGACAAACCTTATTTTAATGAATTTATTAGTGAATTGATTCCAAAAGGATATATCGGAATTGCAATGGACAATAGAGGAACTCCAGCAATGAAAGGAACGCAATGGAGAAAATCGATTTATAAAAACATCGGAATTATCAATACACGAGATCAGGCAATGGCTGCCAAAGAAGTTTTAAAATGGAATTTTATTGATTCTGATCGAGTAGCAATTCACGGATGGAGTGGCGGAGGTGCTGTAACTTTAAATTTAATGTTCCAATATCCAGACATATACAAAACAGGAATTGCCATTGCAGCGGTGACAGATCAGCATTTTTATGACAATATCTATACCGAACGCTATATGGGATTGCCAGACGAAAATGAAGCAACTTATGTTAAAGCTTCTCCAGTAACTCATGCCAAGAACTTAAAAGGAAATTTACTGTACATTCATGGAACAGGCGATGATAATGTGCATTATAAAAACGCTGAAGTTTTAATTAATGAATTAATTAAATACGATAAAATGTTTGATTTAATGATTTATCCAAATCGTTCGCATAGTATTTATGAAGGCGAAGGAACAACCAAACATTTAGTAGATACTTTTGTTCATTACATAGAAAAAAATTGTCCGCCTGGCGCGAAATAG
- a CDS encoding SusC/RagA family TonB-linked outer membrane protein: protein MKLKINFRKIAVLFFVLLTKLTFAQERIVSGIVSDENGIPLPGVGVLVKGTQTGSQTDFDGKYSIKADANAVLVFTFIGMQTREVQARDKSINIKMTAGSTQLQEIVVTALGLKREKKSLGYATQEISGDQLTKINTGNVSNNISGKIAGVEVRRNNNIGGSTNVVIRGTTSLTGNNQALWVVDGIVLNNDNTNKEDQKSGGNVGGYDYGNAASDINPDDIETMNVLKGAAATALYGSRASNGVIIVTLKKGSKSKGGLGFSFSSGVNVGVVDKKTLPEYQNQYGGGYGDFYGTVDLGSGVHPYVATDDAAWGPKFDPSLLVYNWNSFYPELPTYGKATPYKAVRNNPNSFYQNSLTYINNIAFSGGNDQGDFRFGYTNYNQQQGILPNSNNRKDNFNFSGSFKVTPKTRISTTANYLTSDAIGMNETGYGDGGNNYLSSVRQWYTTNADFRDLKEAYELTGNNTTWNVGSPDDLKVQFHDNPYFQRYNNYNSLKRDRFFGNVVVKTDVTNWFDIMGRGAVDFYHQLQEERIAVGSKRTPNALGQYSRFDKNFREINLDLVLNFKTGIAEGISFNGMLGGNTRRSVNNSIYAVTNGGLVVPGIYALTNSIDQINSPDEIQQTLGTNSVYGMASFNFLDTYFLEGTYRIDQSSTLPKDNNTYSYPSVTATYIFSNHIKKEWLSFGKLRLNYAETGNDAPFAVTSALYPKNSNFGPGGIRFSTENSRSNSDLKSELTKGVEAGVELKFFKNRLGLDFSYYKTNTTNQILSIETPTQTGYTRAWINAGNVQNKGYELTLNATPIKTTNFSWQATVNWSTNKNEVISLGGANQISLGSFQGVNYVAEVGKPVGQLVGSGYTYLNGEKVIRSNGRYLQAAGAVIGNVAPDWIGGFNNVLTYKNIAFNFLIDVKKGGDVYSLDQQFGHATGIYESTVSKNHNGVPQREPVSQGGGVLLDGVKQDGSRNDVVASVTGTDGYYFYNSMPQQEYVYDASYVKLREVGLSYRLPKRFLENTFISNMVFAVNGSNLWIIHKNLPYADPEAGASSGNLQGFQTGVLPTTKEYSFTLKVQF from the coding sequence ATGAAATTGAAGATTAATTTTAGAAAAATTGCAGTACTCTTTTTTGTACTGTTGACCAAACTGACATTTGCGCAAGAACGGATAGTGTCAGGAATTGTATCAGATGAGAATGGAATACCTCTACCAGGTGTGGGTGTTCTAGTTAAAGGAACTCAAACTGGCTCTCAGACTGATTTTGACGGGAAATATTCAATAAAAGCTGATGCAAACGCTGTGTTAGTGTTTACTTTTATTGGAATGCAAACGAGAGAAGTTCAAGCGCGAGATAAAAGCATTAATATAAAAATGACTGCTGGTTCTACACAATTGCAAGAAATTGTTGTTACCGCATTAGGTCTTAAAAGAGAGAAAAAATCGCTGGGTTATGCTACCCAAGAAATAAGTGGCGACCAGCTTACAAAGATAAATACAGGAAACGTCTCTAATAATATTTCAGGAAAAATTGCAGGTGTAGAGGTTAGAAGAAATAATAATATAGGCGGTTCAACCAATGTTGTGATTCGTGGTACCACTTCATTAACAGGAAATAATCAAGCTTTATGGGTTGTTGACGGAATTGTATTGAATAATGACAACACCAATAAAGAAGATCAAAAATCTGGTGGAAATGTAGGCGGTTATGATTACGGAAATGCAGCGTCTGATATTAATCCTGATGATATCGAAACCATGAACGTTTTAAAAGGGGCGGCAGCTACGGCATTGTACGGTTCTAGAGCATCAAACGGAGTTATTATTGTTACGCTAAAAAAAGGAAGTAAATCTAAAGGCGGATTAGGATTTAGTTTTAGTTCGGGAGTTAATGTTGGGGTAGTAGATAAAAAAACATTGCCAGAATATCAAAATCAATATGGTGGAGGTTATGGTGATTTTTACGGAACAGTTGATCTAGGAAGCGGAGTTCACCCTTACGTAGCGACAGATGACGCAGCGTGGGGACCAAAATTTGATCCTTCATTACTGGTTTACAACTGGAACTCATTTTATCCAGAATTACCAACTTATGGAAAAGCAACTCCATATAAAGCGGTAAGAAACAATCCGAACAGTTTTTACCAAAACAGTCTTACTTATATAAATAATATCGCTTTTTCGGGAGGAAATGATCAGGGAGATTTTAGATTTGGTTATACCAATTACAATCAGCAACAAGGAATTTTGCCAAACAGTAATAACAGAAAAGACAATTTTAACTTTTCTGGAAGTTTTAAGGTTACGCCAAAAACTAGAATTTCGACTACAGCTAATTATCTAACATCAGATGCTATCGGAATGAACGAAACAGGATATGGAGATGGCGGAAATAACTATTTGAGTAGTGTGAGACAATGGTATACAACTAATGCCGATTTTAGAGATCTTAAAGAGGCTTATGAATTGACTGGTAATAATACAACATGGAATGTTGGTTCTCCAGATGATTTAAAAGTTCAATTTCATGACAACCCGTATTTTCAGCGTTACAACAATTATAACTCTCTAAAAAGAGATCGCTTCTTTGGTAATGTAGTCGTAAAAACCGATGTTACGAACTGGTTTGATATTATGGGAAGAGGTGCAGTAGATTTTTACCACCAATTGCAAGAAGAGCGTATTGCTGTTGGATCTAAAAGAACTCCAAACGCTCTTGGACAATATTCGAGATTTGATAAAAATTTTAGAGAAATCAACTTAGATTTAGTCCTGAACTTTAAAACTGGTATTGCAGAAGGAATTAGTTTTAATGGTATGTTAGGAGGTAATACAAGACGTTCTGTTAACAATTCGATTTACGCAGTAACAAATGGAGGATTGGTCGTGCCTGGAATTTATGCCTTAACCAACTCAATTGATCAAATTAATAGTCCAGACGAGATACAGCAGACTTTAGGTACAAATAGTGTTTATGGTATGGCAAGTTTCAATTTCCTTGACACTTATTTTCTTGAAGGAACTTATAGAATAGATCAGTCGTCTACTTTACCAAAAGACAATAATACCTATTCTTATCCATCAGTTACAGCTACTTATATTTTTAGCAATCACATTAAAAAAGAATGGCTGTCATTCGGAAAATTACGTTTGAATTATGCTGAAACCGGAAACGATGCACCATTTGCGGTGACTTCGGCACTTTATCCTAAAAACAGCAATTTTGGACCTGGCGGAATTCGTTTTTCTACAGAAAACAGCAGAAGTAATTCTGACTTGAAGAGTGAGTTGACAAAAGGAGTTGAAGCAGGTGTTGAACTTAAATTCTTTAAAAACAGATTAGGACTTGATTTTTCTTATTATAAAACCAATACCACAAATCAAATCCTTTCTATCGAAACACCAACTCAGACAGGATATACAAGAGCTTGGATTAATGCAGGAAATGTTCAGAATAAAGGTTATGAGTTAACCTTAAATGCAACACCAATAAAAACAACCAATTTTTCTTGGCAGGCAACAGTAAACTGGTCAACGAATAAAAACGAAGTAATTTCTTTAGGAGGAGCCAATCAAATTTCGTTAGGATCTTTTCAGGGAGTTAATTATGTAGCAGAAGTTGGCAAACCAGTTGGACAGTTAGTTGGTTCTGGTTATACCTATTTAAACGGAGAAAAAGTAATTCGTTCAAACGGAAGATATCTGCAAGCTGCGGGAGCTGTAATAGGCAATGTTGCTCCAGATTGGATTGGTGGTTTTAATAACGTTTTGACGTACAAAAATATCGCTTTCAATTTTTTAATAGATGTTAAAAAAGGCGGAGATGTCTATTCTCTAGATCAGCAATTTGGTCATGCGACTGGAATTTATGAAAGTACTGTTTCAAAAAACCATAATGGAGTTCCTCAGCGTGAGCCAGTTTCTCAAGGTGGTGGAGTGTTGTTAGATGGTGTTAAACAAGACGGTTCACGTAACGATGTTGTAGCAAGCGTGACAGGAACAGATGGTTATTATTTTTATAATTCTATGCCACAGCAAGAATATGTTTATGATGCTTCTTATGTAAAACTTCGTGAAGTAGGATTGAGCTATAGACTTCCAAAAAGATTTTTAGAGAATACATTTATCAGCAATATGGTTTTTGCTGTAAACGGAAGCAATCTTTGGATAATCCACAAAAACTTGCCTTATGCAGATCCTGAGGCAGGAGCTTCTTCAGGTAATTTGCAAGGTTTTCAAACCGGAGTGTTGCCAACAACAAAGGAGTATAGTTTTACTCTGAAAGTTCAATTCTAA